The Kryptolebias marmoratus isolate JLee-2015 linkage group LG7, ASM164957v2, whole genome shotgun sequence region ACCAGCCTTGTTAAAAGTCTTACCAGCAGGGGGGAGAAAATGTCACCAGGTCACATTTTTCAGCTCTGTCCCAGGAAATCTCCTCACTCCTTCATCCTTcagttttttctgtatttaggACTCGTTTCTCATTCTCCCCCTCTGTAATTGGGCCCTACCATAGAAAGTAATGCAGTCCGTGCTTTTCTATGACGgaaccttttattattttaaatcgATATGTATTTTTAGCTGTCCTTAAACATTAACGCAGCTCACCAACCCAAAATATCCATCAAGATGAGTGTTATTACTTTTATTGGTGTTTCGAGTCACCGTAGTGATGTAATTTGCTTAAAGCATTGCATGGAGGACGCTTCAGATCCAGTTGAAGCTGTAgacccggggggggggggtccaaccctggtcctctgctccaacacacctgatttgaatcaatgggtgattaacaggcttctgcagaacaagaagaggtgattaaaccatgaatcaggtgtgttggagcagaggaacaaggaaaacctgcaggatggtggccctgaggaccaggactggacacccctgctgtagactCTGAAACATCTTATGAGCTACTAGATGGGAATCATGACAAAGTAATGATTGGTTATTTGGGTCAAGCCtgtttaaaatggccgccacggTTGAGACAGTTTGTTATGATGGTGATCTCCGGCAGCTGAATGCTCTGTGGGGCCTTCTTCATCTCATCTTTCCactggttttggtttttgtttccgtctctcctccatgtttttttttaccttccacGTCTCACACTCTCCCGTCCTTATCGCCTTTTCTTCCCTCTCCCTTCTTTTTGATTGTAATGCGATGTCTTTCTTTGTATTCAGCAGTTTTCTCTTCACTCGTTAATTAAGAGTGTAGAAGGTGAGAGGcaggggagtgtgtgtgtgtgtgtcagaaggTAAACCACTGTAGGTGCAAAATGCAGGAgggatgagtgtgtgtttttctgtgtggatgtgAGTGAGGCAGCAAAGGGGTCCTACTGGGCCAATCAACATTAATGAAAtcaggtgagtgtgtgtgtgaaggtgtgtgtgtgtgttggagtgcTTGGCTTGCAGAAGAGAGGGGATCTAAAAGGGGTCTAAAGAGGAGTGAGAGCTAATTAGAGTTCCCTGTCTCACAAGTATGTggatcaaacacacacactctcataaATGCACAACTACAGGTACagaggacacacacacgcacgcacggaGTGTGTGTAGATATTCACTTATACACTCGCAGAGTTTCAAGCGAAGGTTTTCAATGTCAGGGAGGACTGAGCACAGCTGGTGGAAAGAAGACGACACTTGcatactaacacacacacacacacacacacagtgctggTGAGGACTCATTGGCATAACGAGAAGCATAAACTGAAATGTAACTTCATCTTTCTCACATTTAAACACTCCTGCTGTCACGAAGGCAGGTTCTCCTAATCGTGGTTCTTTACAGCCAACAAGTTAAAGAAACTAACATTTATCCGTCTTTTTATACGTAGCAGAAGTCCAGGACCAGACGTCcctctcttcagctcctcctgagggacACCAGGGTGTGTCTCAGACCAGGGAGGACATATTAGATCATCCCTACAGGAAGTTGtcttcaggaggagcagtggccGGGATGCAAGTATACATCAATTATCTCGAAACTTAAACAACTACAGCTTATTTTCATGTCAACAAACCTTATTGATCAcaacaattagcatagatgctaacacCATAGAAAAGCTAATGATTTCAGAGTCATCACTGAAGACAAACGGCTCCACTGCAGTGTTTCTACGGTAACTCTGATTctcttaaagtggcagcacagattaatgTTAACGATGCAACTAAAAATAATCTCTACTCCTCACCTGAGGACCCATCACTCCATCATAAAAAAGATACTTTCTCTTCCtcccagtttgtttttgatcatttttgtcgATCCGCAGATGCAGCCATCTTTGAGGAAGTAAGTAAGAGATCTCGTTTAATCTGCtgaggcttctgattggtcgatgtTTGGGGGGGCGTGTCATTGTGTTGTTTTCCAAGCAGTGGATGACAGATTAATATCTGAGGAAAGCCGCCTCAGTTATGTTGCATTGTGTGTTAAATAAAGGTTCATTTTCTAGTTATTTGCACATCTGGTGCACCTGTCCTGTCAGGTGGGTGGAGTCTGCCAACCATAAACACCCTCCCTGCCTTATTCCAAATGTCAGGAAAATGCATtctaaatttcacatttttcgGGCCCCTTCAGCCAGTGGACGGTCGGCCTCGGACTCCTGAAACTGGAGCTGTGGCTAATGGTCATCCACTTCCTACGGGGTGCTGAATCTGTTGGTCAATCTCAAGCCTTTATCAACATGTAACAACCAACCGTTAGAGATTTTACATCAGAGAAAACTGAGTTAAAGTACCAACCAACATGTGAAAAAGGGCCAAACACAAATGACTGACGGCTCACATCAACCAGTGACGTGTTTCTCTACTCCTCACACAACCTGaggaacaaacaggaagcaggtgaTGGACAACTTTAACGTTTTAAATCAACCTAAAACTGGTCACTGGCTGCTGCCTTGCTGTTCCCTGGCTCTCCTCACTAAgatgcacataaacacacctaaaaaaactaaatctgaatTAACTATTAGCACACATCACGTCTGTTGAGGTAGACATCAAAGGGAggccaagatggctgcctaatATCTTCACTAATCTAACAGGGGCCCCAACACACACATGGTGGGCACATGTGTCTAAAAGGTTGGCCTTTGAACACACGTCTGTACAGTTTTGTATCTGTTAATCCGTGACATGTGTGGGGGGGTTTCACCTACCTTGTACAGCGCCGTTGTCTTGCTGGTTTCCATTAAGTTCAGGTTTGTCTTCGGCTACAGCAGCGTCTGGAAGGAAACACAACGACAAGACGGGGTCTCAGTGGGTTGGCCcataaaaacaacccaaacagcAGCTTGTAACTGCGTGCAGCTTACAATAAACTGAATCCAAACACAGGAGGAAGTTTCTAATGAGCGTATGTTAGAAAGTGGTCCCAATACTCCCATCTATTAGTTATTCTTGTAGATTTGAACCTTTGATGTATTCATCAGAGGTCATTTTTAGTGAAAACTACCTTTTTTAAGGCCCCTAAATTTAAGATGTTGTGTTTAAGCACCAACAGATGAAATATTCACAACCAGCTGGACTAACTGTCCACCAAACCAGATTCATCCACAGCTCCTTTAATGAAACAGAGCCTGACACACATGGGGGGGTTTGAGTCAACCCGCCACTGTTACACCTCTGAGCTGCCAAGGctggtagtcacagggctgcaGTGGTTGATGCATGAAAGTGTAAACTGGCAAAGAGGCTCGAGGATGGGATGTCTGAGACACATGGTGGATGCTGGGACTTACatcatgttttaacaaaattcaGTATTCgaagtctgtctgtttgcatcGTGGAAGTAAAATGCTTCAACTGGAAGATGGCACCACATGGATGAACACATTAATTCACCCCTACAAGCTGCAGACGGGAACAAGAACCCCTGTCTCCTCCTTCAACAACAAGGAAACTCCTTTTACATCTGAGCTGATTTATAGAAGAAGTGCTCTGCTGAGGggggatttaaaaacaatggattGTCCATATTCCAGTATATTAACAAATATTGACTAAAGTGGATCTGAGAACGACTTCCTTTTACAATCTCCCAACTTCGAGGCTAAACGAGACATTAAGAGGTTAGTGGGAGAACTTCACCCACAACAAATGACCCGTTCATAGCATCCAATAACATTCATCCTTCAGTGAAAACCAGGTAGAACCAAACCAAGAGAACCCGAAGCGGCTCTCAGGCCTCACCCTGAGCGGCAGACTTTGTGAATGTGAAGGTACAGATGAACTGCTGCTTGTGATTACTCTGAACTTTATGGaaggaagacagaaaaacagcagcagcttgtaACTCTGCTTTAAGAGCTGcttcagcaaacaaacagcaggggCTGATGGGAGACACTGAGGACAGACAGGTTACCGTTCttggtgttgttgttggtgGCGTGCAGCGGCTCAGGAGACggggaggacgaggacgagTGCTTCAGGGCGTCCTCcaccctctccctcctcttggCCTCGAACTCCAGCGCCTCCTGCAGCTTCCTCTTggccttcttctccttcttcagccGCTTCTGGatggaagctgaggacagaaagATGATCCGCTTTGAAAAGACCACGTCCCGCCGACCCGCCTCCGTCAGCAGGTGCGACGTTTCGATTTTCCTCCTGACCTCTGCTCTGTAGCTCAGAGTTCAGCTGCCGCTCCAGACTCTCCCGCATCTCCCGTTCTCTGTAGAGCTCCATCTTCAGCTCCCTCTTCTCCGCCTGGATCTGTTTGTCCTGCGCCCGAGCGTTCTCCACCGCCACCTTCAGCAGGCCCTGCACACACACGGAGAAACCGCTTCAAATAAAACTTCTACAATAAAAACGGTCCTTTCATATACGATGGCTCTGAGTTTGTGTTGATATTGATCGATAAACCGAGAGCACACAGCCGTACCTGGATGTTGGTGAGCAGAGTCTCCACAGACGACAGGCCGTCAGCAAACAGGAAGGGAGCAGGGAAGCCAGGCGGGAGGCTCTGACCCAGCGAAGACTCTTctaccaaacacaaaacacaacatttaactCTGACACACAACCAAAGAAACGCCTCAGATTTGGTCCTGTGCCGTTTAGATTTATCGGATTCAAGCAGCTTAACGACTGAGACGGGAACAAAACACTGGTTATCAACTCcggatgaaaacatttatttaaataaataacctacTGTCGATGATTAACTACAACCTTGGAGCTGCACATTTACGGCAAAGGAAATATATTAATAAACTGCTCTGAGATCCGAACATTTACAGCAAATGCAGgtgataaaacaggaagtaagatgatcaataaatataaatcttaAGGAATTATTGTTGCAGTATATTAAAAGGCTTCATGTCTTCAGTCTCATGTTTGAttagttttacttgtttttgaaaacttaCTGTTAAAATCAAACCCAACGACTGGCAGCTAACTGAATTTACGACACATTTGTGTTCGACTAACTGGGATTTGTTTGATGACAGTCGGTTGCCAAACAATCCTAAAAGTTGTCTTTCGTTTCTTCCTGACTCCGGGACTCTTCAGAGAGAAACCCGGGAACATTGGGAACGTTCTGAGACACTTTGGAAGCTCCTTATTCTAACAAACTTCAGCTTTAAATGACATCGTTTTACTCCATGTTTTATGAACACTGGTTGTCGTCAGTGAACTTTCTGAAATGCTGGTGTTTACATGGcagcgacacacacacacacacacacacacacacacgcgcaggTTGTTAGTATTCAGACGATCATGTGGGGTACTAATTGGCAAGGATTAAAGACATccttgatttgtgtgtgtgttggttgtgAGTGCGTCACAGTGTCTGCTCAGCTCTTAATGCCTAACACACCGACAACTGGGTTAACTCTGCTGTGAAATTAACGCTGATTAAGATGcactctaaaacacacacacacacactccctatCTGCCACTTCATCCATACATCCCTCGACTCCAACCATTACACACCCGCTCAGATCCTTCTGCAGCACTTTTTCATCTTTCTGAGCTGATTCTTTCCACCTCACTcgtttttatttaatacttcCACTTTTTCCTCGTTTCAACGTTTGTTCTTCCTgattcttttctcatttttactcCTTcgttaaaaatgacttttatttcatttttaacacttCGATCCTTTAAAAGCCTCTTTCTGTGCTGAAGCTTCTCTTCATTACGTTTTCCTCTCATATCAACTCGATTCATTCCTGCCTTTTAATCGTCCACTCCTAAGTTTttagctgtatttttaaaacagctaaaaggttttggttatttagcttttattttgaagataaaacatcacttttggctgagaaaataaagcaacaaataaagaaagcgtgcaaagaagaaaaataaaacaaaacaagaaaaaaatttaaaatggagGAACAAGAAGAGacatttgtctatttttaagctaaatattaaaactttacagcaaataaagttgcttaaactaaacatttattcttttttttagatgtaaaattaaaattttagtttagatttaatgaaacttcttGTTCAGGGTCTTTATCTGtgtcacaaaacaacaaattaaagaactaagatgatttttttaagctCTCAGTAAATAGagagtaaaagttaaaacaaacaaacaaaaatgatttgcagaaaaagaaacatcgTGATACGGTTCTGCCAATAAAAGATCGTCAGAAATGAATTCTCCTCCAATCTGGGACTCCAGTTTAAACACGTCGGCGGTCCTAATCCGGGCTGGCTCgtaaacacttttcattttctctcacaGTTGGAAATGCACCATCACATTTATGAACAGGTCACATGACCCGGCGCAGGAAACCGTCGGCGCTTtcatttcctgctgctgttattgATCCTGAAGGAAGCCGCTGCTGATGTCTGCAGcggagagggggagggggagggccTGCATGCTTTTagtctgtgacctctgacccctgacccttTTAGCCGGGCCTCAAACACTTCACCCAGCTCGGGCCACCATCCATCCTTCTATCCATCTTTCCTCTGATTGATGGCTCAGAGACGGGTGATCAATGGGAGCAGCGTAACATCCTGACActtctctttctgtgtttatctctctgtgtgtgtgtgtgtgtgtgtgttgtgtgtgtgtgtgtgtgttgtgtgtgtgtgtgtgtgttcggtcCAACCTTTGTCCTTTGTTATTTTCTTGATGGGAGCAGCAGAGTTGGTCAGAGCAACATCAGCATCACCTGACACCAAACCTGTCgagagaaaatacatttaattattcTCTTGGTTTGAAAtgaagaacaaacacacaacatgctgtgggtgtgtgtgaatCTGTAAatacacacgtgtgtgtgtgtgtgcgtgcgtgtgtgtgtgtgtaacttaCTCTGTGTAAAGctgtagttcagatttttaatggGGAATCTTTGGAAAGATTATGAAtcgtttcattaaaaccaacatttttataagttttcaaatcttttcttccagctgttctcttttcaggggtctccacagcgagtcctccatctaactctgtcctctgtcctccatgtcctctgtAACTGcgtccatatctgtcctctttgtctctaacatacatgtcctctctaactttatctcccagtccttcaacctgtgctggacctctgatgtcctcattcctaatcctgtccatcctcgtccctcccaaggacaacctcaacatcttcagctctgtcacttcctgtcctgtctccaaaccaacatggctgctctcaccacttgCTGCCACCCTTCTGTCACAAAtaactcctgaaacttttctccatcctgtctggactctcttcttcacctctttacctcactccccgtcctcctggacagtggacactaagtccttgaagtcctgcacctttgtgacctctgaccttgtagcctcactgttctacctgcctccacctctcctttcctacagcacacctcaccactgtcctgctgtcctcacacgtcctgctgtcctcacacatgtcctgctgtcctcacatgTCCTGTCCCAGTCTAACGCACTTCTCTGCCACTTCAACAGATTGACTCTAATTAACTGATGGAATttgtcttaaataaataaataaatattcaatattgtttcactttaaaactcAGAATAATATATTAACTGattcagaataaactttaaCGACCCAAACAGCCCTGCTATGAAGCCAGGACCTGTTTTGTCCCTTCTGGGCTTCTGTAGGAAGATGTCgtgtctgttttgttgctgagtgtgtgtgtgtgtgtgtgtgttcgtacCGAGTCTTTCGGGGGAGCTGGAGGCCGAGCTGCTGGGCTGCGACTGCAGAGGAGTGTTGGTTTCATCCACAGATGGAGACAGAGAGGGACTGTCACACACTCGCTCCTGAAAAGACCGAGGGACGAAATAAATAAGAACTTAGACCGGACTGCGTCAGTAGACTGATCCGTCTTTGGGTCAATAACGTCTAATAAAGGTTTCAAACGATGAAGTTAGCCAGAACATTATGACCACGTGTCTAACACTGAGCAGGACTCTGAGGTCCTGACCCACCAACTTCTGGATCAGAACTGTTTTAATCCAGCATCTCCTGCAGACGCTTCATCCAACTGAGCCCAGAAGTTTTAGGAGCCCAATTAAAACCATCATTTATATTAAGGTTCCTTAAACCACTGAAACCATCTGAGCAGGTTCAGAGCTCACAATCAGACCGGTTCCATGAAGAACACTTTAATGCAGGGGTccacaatcctggtcctggagggtcactgtcctgcaggttttagaggtttctctgctttaacacccgatttgaatgactgagtgactaacaggcttctgcagaacttgaagacctgctgaagagcagagaaacatctgaaacatgcaggacagtgaccctccaggaccaggattggacacccctgctttaaagtaCCATCAACATGAACTACTACTACTGAACCAGATTTACCAACAGAACTTGGTCCgttctttaaaactgaaaccgAAGACAGGACAACTATGGTGTCCTCCATACATCCTGGTGGTGAAAGTCGCACACAGGCGTGACGAGGCCAACGCCTGTTCCCCAGGTGATGCGAAAGCAAACACACAGGTCCACATAGTGAGACAAACCATCCTTGTAACCCTCAGAAAGTCCTAACAGTTGGTCCACAAACACCCATGACCTTCAGGTGATCCGTGGTCCAGTTCTGACGAGTCTGCAGTGAAACGGACTCGTTCTGGTTTTAACTCAGAGAAGAGCATCAAGTTTGAACTGGGCTCTGTCTTTCATTGGATTGGATAAGGAAAGCGGTCCTTGTGTGTCCAGGACCCAGTCAGCTGCTCAGAGTCATTCTAATCCAGCATCAAGGTTCTTCTAACCGTCAACAAGAACCACCTAAAACTTGAAGTTGGATCAGGAAACTCTGGACTTGTTCAACGAGCTGAAAGTTCAGAGCGTCTCGTGTTCACAGGCGTTACCTTGATGACAGGCGCGCGGTGAACATGAGTGTGTATCTGCTGCGCTGCGGCCGCCATGTTTGCGATGGtgctgaggtggttcatctggGACATCGCCATGGCGACAGACGCAGGCGGCAGCCCCATGGGCAGCAGGGGATGGGGCATCATCATGAACGGCAGGTCCAACCCTGAGACGGAGGCAGGAGAAACTTTACTTCTAAAAACATCGATGATGAGATTCTTCTGTTTGGGTTTAATTTAACCAGAAACgctgtttcagtttcagaccTCCATAAAACTGAATGAACTCTGTTCATCTTTAATACAATCCTAgttataataaaagttaaatatcaaataaagtaattattttaaaccttttctatAACTGTTAACAAACCAGCATCAGGTGTGGATTAActgaaaactcaaataaaatctaactttacataaaacaacatttatctgAATGAATATTAGAACTTCACACAAACGGCTTAATCTGAGATTAACAGAAGAGATCAATTCATATTCTGCactgttttattaatgtttatatatctatattttgttgtttattgtatatatatttatatttttttaatgaaatgaataaagatttttaattcaACAGGCTGTTGGATAAACGATgaggtttatttttactgcagtAAGGCAGAGATGGATTAGATTTACAGCcaaaaagacttttaaagaggtttttttgtcactttatgtTATTGCAATAAGTACCAGAAAATACTGCTAACTTTTAACTCTATCACCTGtctgtaaacagtttttattaaaaataaagacgaTGACAACTGAGACGACAAACGTCTTTAGGGTTTAAATTATTCCTTAaactttggttatttttttaaactttacttaTTTTCGTTCTGTTTTTTGGGTCGTTTTATTTCAtccgtcttcctcctcctcctcctcctcctggtggaaAGAAACTCATCACCGACACGTCGCTGCAGACGTGAAGAATCACTTCAGCCTCATCCTTTAACCCCGAACCCAAAAGAgtcacctctgacctctgtgacCCCTCCTCACCCTCAAACAGCCCCCAGTAGATGGACACATTAGAGAAGACATGCCttatctgtcacacacacacacacagagggctgCTTTCATTCCAATGAAACAATAACACTGATTGCTGTTGTCGTGACGACTGAAGTGATAGAATAATCAATGTGAGTGTTTGTCGCTTCCTGCTGCCGGTGTGAGTGTACAAATACATTACTTCTGCAGTAAGAAAAAGGGCgaggatctgtgtgtgtgtgtgtgtgtgtgtgtgtgtgtgttgatgaatTGAGTCATTTAGTAAAGTGTGTGCTGATTAATCCAGGCAGAGTGGTAATACAGGAGATGGGAACAGATTAAATGGTGCACATTAACAAATATTGCCCTCCTTTAAACACACGGAGTGAAAAGGTGTTGATTTTCGGTGGAAACTCACTGTTggccaggagctgctgctgctgctgctgctggagctgctgctgattgaCGGCTCCTAAGGTGGGCCCCCTCCCGGGCCCTCCTGCTGcaccgcctcctcctcctcccgctgcCGGTgctgctccacctcctcctggtcctccgCTGTGGGCTCCGGCGGGGGGGCTGGTCAGACGCTCTTTATCCCAGGAGCACTCGCTGCCTCCTGGGCGGAGGGGCAGAGATTTATCATCCATCAGTGACCAGATCTAA contains the following coding sequences:
- the LOC108248216 gene encoding dachshund homolog 2, translating into MSLPGSPPLLSPGSGAPTPVGLYRSAPEGLHTSAASTGTSSPAHTNSHPHSLSPSPRLTSGMLSAFLPGPGGALAGGGLGSLSSPGLVQTPSGAGLCSECKLVEVHGVKVASFSVDGQELICLPQVFDLFLKHLVGGLHTVYTKLKRLDITPVVCTVEQVRVLRGLGAIQPGVNRCKLISRKDFEILYQDCTSASSRPGRPPKRCSGAGIQESPRLLHPGLPGLLSPNLLSHTGLTAAAMAELQKLQKMKMMMSLQNGNESDNDDLHSNTGGSECSWDKERLTSPPAGAHSGGPGGGGAAPAAGGGGGGAAGGPGRGPTLGAVNQQQLQQQQQQQLLANRLDLPFMMMPHPLLPMGLPPASVAMAMSQMNHLSTIANMAAAAQQIHTHVHRAPVIKERVCDSPSLSPSVDETNTPLQSQPSSSASSSPERLGLVSGDADVALTNSAAPIKKITKDKEESSLGQSLPPGFPAPFLFADGLSSVETLLTNIQGLLKVAVENARAQDKQIQAEKRELKMELYREREMRESLERQLNSELQSRASIQKRLKKEKKAKRKLQEALEFEAKRRERVEDALKHSSSSSPSPEPLHATNNNTKNDAAVAEDKPELNGNQQDNGAVQESRPFLKTPMMF